The Mesorhizobium koreense genome includes a window with the following:
- the tatB gene encoding Sec-independent protein translocase protein TatB, whose amino-acid sequence MFDVGWSEMLVIAIVLIVVVGPKDLPRMLRQFGRTTSKLRTMAGDFRRQFDEALKEAELDDVTETLSSVRKINPMNEIRKHLAPIEDVGQQVRAGLDDALKPQPKPTPAETAAEPVAAEPLKNGAAALPGEAAPKPKKTPARAKAAVAKTGARKTAAPKISASAGVAAPVKAAPPKASGKTSPKAGAAPKTPASKTTAAKASKSASASAKRAPARTGPAGRKKTGSAR is encoded by the coding sequence ATGTTCGACGTCGGCTGGAGCGAGATGCTGGTGATCGCGATCGTGCTGATCGTGGTCGTTGGCCCGAAGGATTTGCCGCGTATGCTGCGCCAGTTCGGACGCACGACGTCCAAGCTGCGCACCATGGCGGGGGATTTCCGCCGCCAGTTCGACGAGGCGCTCAAGGAAGCCGAACTCGACGACGTCACTGAAACGTTGAGTTCGGTGCGCAAGATCAATCCGATGAACGAGATCCGGAAGCATCTCGCCCCGATCGAGGATGTCGGGCAGCAAGTGCGCGCCGGCCTCGACGATGCCTTGAAGCCGCAGCCGAAGCCAACTCCGGCCGAGACGGCTGCCGAGCCCGTGGCGGCGGAACCGCTGAAGAATGGCGCGGCCGCGCTGCCGGGCGAGGCGGCGCCCAAGCCGAAGAAGACGCCGGCACGCGCGAAGGCTGCCGTGGCGAAGACGGGCGCGCGAAAAACCGCCGCGCCAAAGATTTCCGCTTCGGCGGGTGTTGCGGCTCCCGTGAAAGCGGCACCGCCGAAAGCTTCCGGCAAGACATCGCCGAAGGCTGGTGCCGCCCCCAAAACGCCCGCGTCGAAAACGACCGCGGCCAAGGCTTCCAAATCGGCTTCGGCTTCGGCTAAAAGGGCGCCGGCCAGGACTGGACCGGCCGGCAGGAAAAAGACGGGAAGCGCCCGTTGA
- the tatC gene encoding twin-arginine translocase subunit TatC: protein MSAEDDEIEKSSAPLIEHLVELRRRLIWCIAGFFIAFLGCFFFAKRLFNLLVIPFKWAVGLAHLDPSKVELIYTAPQEFFFTQVKIAMFGGAVIAFPLIAAQIYKFVAPGLYKNERHAFLPFLIASPILFLMGGCLVYFFFTPMVMWFFLSMQQVGNGQDVQISLLPKVSEYLSLIMTLIFSFGLVFQLPVVTTLLTRVGILTSEGLRSKRKYAIVIAFIVAAVLTPPDPMSQIGLALPTIVLYEVAIIASRWVERKRSEERKENEEAGSSESTVPSEIEDKLAPEEAKAGE, encoded by the coding sequence TTGAGCGCAGAAGACGACGAGATCGAGAAATCTTCGGCACCGCTGATCGAGCACCTGGTTGAACTCAGGCGCCGGCTGATCTGGTGCATCGCCGGCTTCTTCATTGCCTTCCTCGGATGCTTCTTCTTCGCCAAGCGGCTTTTCAACCTGCTGGTCATCCCATTCAAATGGGCGGTGGGATTGGCGCATCTCGACCCCTCCAAGGTCGAACTCATCTATACCGCGCCGCAGGAATTCTTCTTCACGCAGGTCAAGATCGCCATGTTCGGCGGCGCGGTGATCGCTTTTCCGCTGATTGCCGCGCAAATCTACAAATTCGTGGCGCCCGGCCTCTACAAGAACGAGCGTCACGCCTTCCTGCCGTTCCTGATCGCCTCGCCCATCCTGTTCCTGATGGGCGGCTGCCTCGTCTATTTCTTCTTCACCCCAATGGTGATGTGGTTCTTCCTGTCCATGCAGCAGGTCGGAAACGGGCAGGATGTGCAGATTTCGCTGCTGCCGAAAGTGTCGGAATATCTCAGCCTCATCATGACGCTGATCTTCTCATTCGGCCTCGTTTTCCAGCTTCCGGTGGTGACGACGCTCCTGACGCGCGTCGGGATCCTCACATCCGAAGGACTGAGAAGTAAGCGCAAATATGCGATCGTCATCGCCTTCATCGTCGCCGCCGTCCTCACACCTCCGGACCCGATGAGCCAGATCGGCCTCGCTTTGCCGACGATCGTGCTCTACGAGGTCGCCATCATCGCCTCGCGCTGGGTGGAGAGGAAGCGGTCGGAGGAGCGCAAGGAGAACGAAGAGGCAGGCTCTTCCGAATCCACCGTGCCATCCGAGATCGAGGATAAGCTCGCTCCGGAAGAGGCAAAGGCCGGCGAATAG
- the gyrA gene encoding DNA gyrase subunit A, with the protein MTDQTTPSGPGGPSDIEPVSIIEEMQRSYLDYAMSVIVSRALPDVRDGLKPVHRRILYASHESGYHWNRKYVKSARPVADVMGKYHPHGDASIYDALVRMAQDWSLRVPLIDGQGNFGSIDGDPPAAMRYTESRLTKVAHELLEDIDKETVDFQDTYDAASQEPKVLPARFPNLLVNGSGGIAVGMATNIPPHNLTEVVNGCIALIDNPAIDLPELMEIIPGPDFPTGGLILGRAGIYSAYSTGRGSIVMRGKVHFETIRGDREAIIVTEVPFQVNKATMQEKMAELVRDKRIEGISDIRDESDRQGYRVVIELKRDAVGDVVLNQLYRYTPLQTSFGANMVALNGGKPEQMTLLDMLRAFVSFREEVVARRTRYLLRKARERAHVLVGLAIAVANIDEVIRLIRNAPDPQSAREQLMTRRWPAGDVSALITLIDDPRHRINEDGTYNLSEEQARAILELRLQRLTALGRDEIADELNKIGVEIADYLDILGSRARIQQIVKDELVALRDEFGTPRRTELTDGGADMEDEDLIQREDMVVTVTHGGYIKRVPLSIYRAQARGGKGRSGMSTRDEDFVTRLFVANTHTPVLFFSSRGIVYKEKVWRLPVGTPQARGKALINMLPIDNGDRITAILPLPEDEGSWGELDVMFATTRGTVRRNKLSDFVQVNRNGKIAMKLDEGDEILNVETCTENDDVLLTANSGQCIRFPVTDVRVFAGRNSIGVRGIALGDSDRAISMTILGHVEASPAERAAYLKRSGAERRAAAGEGEEEEIALTNEDIGEETDLSEERYLYLKDHEQFVLTVTEFGYGKRSSTYDFRLTGRGGKGIRATDVSKVGEIGRLVATFPVANEDQIMLVSDGGTVIRVPVNNIRFASRATKGVTIFNTAEGEKVVSVERISEPNGEEDEGENGNGATEA; encoded by the coding sequence TTGACTGACCAGACGACACCAAGCGGCCCGGGCGGGCCGTCGGACATAGAGCCGGTTTCCATCATCGAGGAAATGCAGCGTTCCTATCTCGATTACGCAATGAGCGTGATCGTCAGCAGGGCGCTGCCGGACGTGCGCGACGGGCTGAAGCCGGTGCATCGCCGCATCCTCTACGCCAGCCATGAGAGCGGCTATCACTGGAACCGTAAATATGTGAAATCGGCGCGTCCCGTCGCCGACGTGATGGGTAAATACCACCCGCATGGCGACGCCTCGATCTACGATGCCCTGGTGCGCATGGCGCAGGACTGGTCGTTGCGCGTGCCGCTCATCGACGGGCAGGGCAATTTCGGCTCGATCGACGGCGATCCGCCTGCGGCGATGCGTTACACCGAATCGCGGCTGACCAAGGTCGCGCACGAGCTTCTGGAGGATATCGACAAGGAGACCGTCGATTTCCAGGACACCTACGACGCCGCCTCGCAGGAACCGAAGGTCCTGCCGGCGCGCTTCCCGAACCTTCTCGTCAACGGCTCGGGCGGTATCGCCGTCGGCATGGCGACCAACATCCCGCCACACAATCTGACCGAAGTCGTCAATGGCTGCATCGCGCTGATCGACAATCCGGCGATCGACTTGCCGGAACTGATGGAGATCATCCCCGGTCCTGACTTCCCGACCGGCGGCCTGATCCTCGGCCGCGCCGGCATCTACAGCGCCTATTCGACCGGGCGCGGCTCGATCGTCATGCGCGGCAAGGTGCATTTCGAGACCATCCGTGGCGACCGCGAGGCGATCATCGTCACCGAGGTGCCCTTCCAGGTAAACAAGGCGACGATGCAGGAGAAGATGGCCGAACTGGTGCGCGACAAGCGCATCGAGGGCATCTCCGACATACGCGACGAGAGTGACCGGCAGGGCTATCGCGTCGTCATCGAGCTGAAGCGCGACGCGGTTGGCGACGTGGTGCTCAACCAACTCTACCGCTATACGCCGCTGCAAACCTCGTTCGGCGCCAACATGGTGGCGCTGAACGGCGGCAAGCCGGAGCAGATGACGCTCCTCGACATGCTGCGCGCCTTCGTGTCCTTCCGCGAGGAAGTCGTCGCCAGGCGAACGCGTTACCTGCTCAGGAAGGCGCGAGAGCGCGCGCATGTGCTGGTCGGCCTGGCGATCGCGGTCGCCAATATCGACGAGGTGATCCGCCTCATACGCAACGCGCCCGACCCGCAAAGCGCGCGCGAGCAGTTGATGACCCGGCGCTGGCCGGCGGGCGACGTTTCCGCGCTCATCACGCTGATCGACGACCCGCGCCACCGCATCAACGAGGACGGCACCTACAACCTGTCCGAAGAGCAGGCGCGCGCCATCCTCGAACTTCGGCTGCAGCGGCTGACCGCGCTCGGCCGCGACGAGATCGCCGACGAGTTGAACAAGATCGGCGTCGAGATCGCGGACTATCTCGACATATTGGGCTCGCGAGCGCGCATCCAGCAGATCGTCAAGGACGAACTCGTCGCGCTGCGTGACGAGTTCGGTACGCCCCGCCGCACCGAGCTCACCGACGGCGGCGCCGACATGGAAGACGAGGACCTCATCCAGCGCGAGGATATGGTCGTCACCGTCACCCATGGCGGCTACATCAAGCGCGTGCCGCTCTCGATCTATCGGGCGCAGGCGCGCGGCGGCAAGGGCCGTTCGGGCATGTCGACACGCGACGAGGATTTCGTCACGCGGCTGTTCGTCGCCAATACGCATACGCCGGTACTGTTCTTCTCCTCGCGCGGCATCGTCTACAAGGAGAAGGTCTGGCGGCTGCCGGTGGGCACGCCGCAGGCGCGGGGCAAGGCACTCATCAACATGCTGCCCATCGACAATGGCGATCGCATCACCGCTATCCTGCCGCTGCCGGAGGACGAGGGAAGCTGGGGCGAACTCGACGTGATGTTCGCCACCACTCGCGGCACGGTGAGGCGCAACAAGCTTTCGGACTTCGTTCAGGTCAATCGTAACGGCAAGATCGCCATGAAGCTCGACGAGGGCGACGAGATCCTCAATGTCGAGACCTGCACGGAAAACGACGATGTGCTGCTGACCGCGAATTCCGGCCAGTGCATCCGTTTCCCGGTCACCGATGTGCGCGTCTTCGCCGGCCGCAACTCGATCGGCGTGCGCGGCATCGCGCTTGGCGACAGCGACCGGGCGATCTCGATGACCATCCTCGGCCATGTCGAGGCCTCACCCGCCGAGCGCGCCGCCTATCTGAAGCGTTCCGGGGCGGAGCGTCGCGCTGCGGCTGGGGAGGGCGAAGAAGAGGAGATAGCCCTCACCAACGAGGATATCGGCGAGGAGACCGATCTTTCGGAGGAACGCTACCTGTATCTGAAGGATCACGAGCAGTTCGTGCTGACCGTGACGGAGTTCGGCTATGGCAAGCGCTCGTCCACCTATGATTTCCGCCTGACGGGACGTGGCGGCAAGGGCATCCGCGCGACCGATGTATCGAAGGTGGGAGAAATCGGCCGGCTGGTCGCGACTTTCCCCGTCGCCAACGAGGACCAGATCATGCTGGTTTCCGACGGCGGCACCGTCATCCGCGTGCCGGTGAACAATATCCGCTTCGCCAGCCGGGCAACCAAAGGCGTTACCATCTTCAACACGGCGGAAGGCGAGAAGGTGGTGTCTGTCGAGCGGATATCGGAGCCGAATGGCGAGGAAGATGAAGGCGAAAACGGAAACGGCGCGACGGAAGCCTAA
- a CDS encoding CBS domain-containing protein, producing MHVSDILAAKRGEQVHTVRPDESIGNLVQRLRLERIGALVVSEQGNTVDGIISERDVAHGLAEHGADVLNRKVRDLMTGAVTTCPPGETLAHVAKLMTHRRIRHIPIVEGKKLVGIVSIGDVVRYRLDELELEQSVLRDYAVARQ from the coding sequence ATGCATGTCTCTGACATTCTCGCGGCGAAAAGAGGGGAACAGGTGCACACGGTGCGCCCGGACGAGAGCATCGGAAACCTGGTGCAGCGATTGCGGCTGGAACGGATCGGGGCGCTTGTCGTCAGCGAACAGGGAAACACGGTGGACGGCATCATTTCCGAGCGCGACGTGGCGCACGGCCTTGCCGAGCACGGCGCGGACGTCCTGAACCGGAAGGTCAGGGACCTGATGACGGGCGCCGTCACCACCTGCCCACCCGGCGAGACGCTTGCCCACGTCGCAAAGCTGATGACGCACCGGCGCATCCGGCATATCCCGATCGTCGAAGGCAAGAAACTGGTCGGCATCGTCAGTATCGGCGACGTCGTTCGCTATCGGCTGGACGAACTCGAACTCGAGCAGAGCGTGCTGCGCGACTACGCCGTCGCCAGGCAGTGA
- a CDS encoding LysE family translocator, whose product MPEWTTLLSYALACFVIIIVPGPTVTVTIANSMKYGTRAGLLNVVGTQIGLMTMIAVLALGLSAIVAGLGDFFDILRLAGAAYLIWLGIKLWRSDGNLGSVDAGSRRPRSFTLQGFFVIWSNPKALFFFGAFIPQFINPAGNTALQTVLYGVIFMAVATIFDGLYAIAAGRAGSWLSRGRIRIAERIAGSFLIGGGVWLALARR is encoded by the coding sequence ATGCCGGAATGGACAACGCTTCTTTCCTATGCGCTTGCATGTTTCGTGATCATCATCGTGCCGGGGCCGACCGTGACCGTCACGATCGCCAATTCGATGAAATACGGCACGCGCGCAGGCCTCCTGAACGTAGTCGGCACGCAGATCGGTCTGATGACCATGATCGCGGTTCTGGCGCTCGGCCTCTCCGCAATCGTTGCGGGGCTGGGCGATTTCTTCGACATATTGCGCCTGGCGGGCGCCGCCTATCTGATCTGGCTCGGCATCAAGCTCTGGCGCTCCGACGGGAACCTCGGCAGCGTCGATGCCGGTTCGCGAAGGCCCCGATCGTTCACGTTGCAGGGTTTCTTCGTTATCTGGTCGAACCCGAAGGCGCTTTTCTTCTTCGGCGCCTTCATTCCGCAATTCATCAATCCGGCCGGAAATACGGCGCTCCAGACCGTCCTTTACGGGGTGATCTTCATGGCCGTCGCCACCATCTTCGATGGCCTTTACGCGATCGCCGCCGGCCGCGCCGGAAGCTGGCTGTCGCGTGGCCGCATCCGCATCGCCGAGCGTATCGCCGGAAGCTTCCTGATCGGCGGCGGTGTCTGGCTGGCGCTGGCGCGTCGCTGA
- the coaD gene encoding pantetheine-phosphate adenylyltransferase: MSARIAIYGGSFDPLTNGHFDVLKASLAVADEIVVAIGVHPGKAPLFSFEERVQLIEVSAESELGEDRARIKVVAFDGLLIEASRRYGASIMIRGLRDGTDLDYEMQMAGMNETMAPELQTVFLPASPSVRTITATLVRQIASMGGDIRPFVPAPVAAAIKKKFASRGR; the protein is encoded by the coding sequence ATGAGCGCGCGTATTGCCATATATGGCGGGTCGTTCGATCCGCTGACCAACGGTCACTTCGACGTCCTGAAAGCGTCGCTTGCGGTCGCCGACGAGATCGTCGTTGCGATCGGCGTGCATCCGGGCAAGGCACCGCTGTTTTCCTTCGAAGAGCGCGTCCAGCTGATCGAGGTTTCCGCCGAATCGGAACTCGGCGAGGATCGCGCGCGGATCAAGGTAGTGGCCTTCGACGGACTCCTGATTGAAGCGAGCCGCAGGTACGGCGCCTCGATCATGATTCGCGGCCTGCGTGACGGCACCGACCTCGACTACGAAATGCAGATGGCCGGCATGAACGAGACCATGGCGCCGGAACTGCAAACCGTGTTCCTGCCGGCAAGCCCATCGGTCAGAACCATTACCGCCACATTGGTACGCCAGATCGCCTCGATGGGCGGCGACATCCGCCCGTTCGTGCCGGCTCCCGTCGCCGCCGCGATCAAGAAGAAATTCGCGTCCCGGGGTCGGTAG
- a CDS encoding peptidylprolyl isomerase yields the protein MQLSRRALFATVLIGAVSLAVPSFAADPDNTMIITLKDGDVTIALRPDLAPKHVAQIKKLVREGAYDHVAFHRVIAGFMAQTGDVKYGNTKKGYNAELAGTGGSDLPNLPAEFSKEPYVRGTVGMARAQDPNSANSQFFIMFAPAPSLEGDYTVVGDVESGMELVDKIKKGDPAENGAVTDPDVMIKVRIASDAAK from the coding sequence ATGCAACTTTCCCGGCGTGCCCTGTTCGCCACCGTATTGATCGGCGCCGTCTCCCTGGCCGTACCCTCCTTCGCGGCCGATCCCGATAACACCATGATCATCACGCTGAAGGACGGCGATGTGACGATCGCGCTTCGGCCTGACCTCGCGCCCAAACATGTCGCTCAGATCAAGAAGCTGGTGCGGGAAGGGGCCTACGACCATGTCGCCTTCCACCGTGTCATCGCAGGCTTCATGGCGCAGACGGGAGACGTGAAATACGGAAACACCAAGAAGGGCTACAATGCCGAACTCGCCGGCACCGGTGGCTCCGACCTGCCCAACCTGCCGGCCGAGTTCTCCAAGGAACCCTATGTGCGCGGCACGGTCGGTATGGCGCGCGCGCAGGATCCGAACTCCGCCAATTCGCAATTCTTCATCATGTTCGCGCCCGCACCCTCGCTCGAGGGGGATTATACGGTCGTCGGCGATGTAGAGAGCGGCATGGAACTCGTCGACAAGATCAAGAAGGGTGACCCTGCCGAGAACGGTGCCGTCACCGATCCCGACGTCATGATCAAGGTCCGCATCGCGTCGGATGCGGCGAAATAG
- a CDS encoding peptidylprolyl isomerase — translation MAEIKDPENTLLMETTKGNVVIELFPDLAPGHVARIKELTREGAYDGVVFHRVIDGFMAQTGDVQYGKSGASSFNPSRAGMGGSDKPDLKAEFSNANHGRGTCSMARAQNPNSANSQFFICFDDAGFLNRQYSVWGQVIEGMDNVDKIKRGEPVQDPDKIVSMKVAADAA, via the coding sequence GTGGCTGAAATAAAGGACCCCGAGAACACCCTCCTGATGGAGACGACCAAGGGCAATGTGGTCATCGAACTCTTTCCCGATCTCGCCCCCGGCCACGTCGCGCGTATCAAGGAACTGACCCGCGAGGGCGCCTATGACGGCGTGGTCTTCCATCGCGTCATCGATGGCTTCATGGCGCAGACCGGCGACGTGCAGTACGGCAAGAGCGGCGCCTCGTCCTTCAACCCCAGCCGGGCGGGTATGGGTGGCTCCGACAAGCCGGACCTAAAGGCCGAGTTCTCCAACGCGAATCATGGCCGCGGTACCTGCTCGATGGCGCGGGCGCAGAACCCGAATTCCGCCAACTCGCAATTCTTCATCTGCTTCGATGATGCGGGCTTCCTCAACCGGCAATATTCGGTCTGGGGCCAGGTGATCGAGGGGATGGACAACGTCGACAAGATCAAGCGCGGCGAGCCCGTACAGGATCCCGACAAGATCGTATCGATGAAGGTCGCGGCCGACGCCGCGTAG
- the queA gene encoding tRNA preQ1(34) S-adenosylmethionine ribosyltransferase-isomerase QueA yields MKVDLFDFDLPEERIALRPAVPRDAAKLLVVQPQGGLEDRIVRNLPDLLRPGDALVFNDTKVIPAQLAGTRDRDGTIAHIDATLHMRAGPDRWKAFVRPAKRLQSGDRIRFGHSGEVCFLGTLDATVIEKGEAGEALLAFDLSGPLLDEAIHAAGHVPLPPYIASKRAEDERDRTDYQTIYAREEGAVAAPTAGLHFTPELMRALDARGIERHFVTLHVGAGTFLPVKADDTVDHRMHEEIGHVSAETAASLNAVRARGGRIVSVGTTSLRLLESAADDDGKLSAWSGSTDIFITPGYRFKFVDVLMTNFHLPRSTLFMLVSAFAGTETMKSAYAHAIEGGYRFYSYGDASLLFRAEAS; encoded by the coding sequence ATGAAAGTGGATCTGTTCGATTTCGACCTGCCGGAAGAGCGTATCGCGCTCCGCCCGGCTGTCCCGCGCGATGCGGCGAAACTGCTTGTCGTGCAGCCGCAGGGGGGACTTGAGGATCGTATCGTCCGCAACCTGCCGGATCTGCTCCGGCCGGGCGACGCACTGGTCTTCAACGATACCAAGGTGATCCCCGCGCAACTTGCGGGAACACGCGATCGGGACGGCACGATAGCCCATATCGACGCGACGCTGCATATGCGCGCCGGCCCGGATCGCTGGAAGGCATTCGTGCGCCCGGCGAAGCGGTTGCAGTCGGGCGACCGTATCCGCTTCGGCCATTCCGGCGAAGTCTGTTTCCTCGGCACGCTCGATGCAACGGTGATCGAGAAGGGCGAGGCCGGCGAAGCTTTGCTTGCCTTCGATCTTTCCGGCCCGTTGCTGGATGAGGCGATCCACGCCGCCGGTCATGTGCCGCTTCCACCCTACATCGCCTCGAAGCGAGCCGAAGACGAGCGCGACCGCACCGACTATCAGACCATCTACGCGCGCGAGGAAGGTGCGGTCGCCGCGCCGACCGCCGGCCTTCACTTTACGCCGGAATTGATGCGGGCGCTCGATGCGCGTGGCATCGAACGCCATTTCGTCACGCTGCATGTCGGGGCCGGCACCTTCCTGCCGGTCAAGGCGGACGATACGGTCGATCATCGCATGCATGAGGAGATCGGCCATGTTTCAGCCGAAACCGCCGCGTCGCTGAACGCGGTGCGGGCGAGGGGAGGCCGCATTGTTTCGGTCGGCACGACCTCGCTCCGGCTTCTGGAAAGCGCGGCGGACGATGACGGAAAACTGTCGGCGTGGTCGGGTTCGACGGATATCTTCATCACGCCGGGCTATCGCTTTAAATTCGTGGACGTGTTGATGACGAATTTCCACCTGCCGCGCTCGACATTGTTCATGCTCGTTTCTGCTTTTGCCGGGACGGAGACGATGAAGAGCGCCTATGCCCATGCGATCGAGGGTGGCTATCGATTCTATTCCTATGGCGACGCCAGCCTGCTGTTTCGGGCAGAGGCGTCATGA
- the tgt gene encoding tRNA guanosine(34) transglycosylase Tgt — protein sequence MKTELYAPEMAYPANAEFSFRLLATDGRARRGEITMPRGTVRTPAFMPVGTGGTVKAMFMDDVRATGADIILGNTYHLMLRPGAERVARLGGLHEFGRWPWPILTDSGGFQVMSLAKLRKLTESGVVFRSHIDGVPYEMTPERSIEIQGLLDSDIQMQLDECVRLPADEADIERAMEMSLRWAERCKIAFGEQPGKAMFGIVQGGDVARLRERSALALAALGLKGYSVGGLAVGEPQAVMLDMLDVVDPVLPRDKPRYLMGVGTPDDILKSVGRGIDMFDCVMPTRAGRHGLAYTRRGKVNLKNARHADDPRPLDEESDCPASRDYSRAYLHHLVKSGEALGAMLLSWNNIAYYQSLMQDIRTAIEAGRFADRATEIGAAWERGDLPSL from the coding sequence ATGAAGACGGAACTGTACGCGCCGGAAATGGCGTACCCGGCAAACGCCGAGTTCTCCTTCCGCCTTCTCGCTACGGACGGCCGGGCGCGACGCGGCGAGATCACCATGCCGCGCGGCACGGTGCGGACGCCGGCCTTCATGCCGGTTGGGACCGGCGGCACGGTCAAGGCGATGTTCATGGACGACGTACGCGCCACCGGCGCCGACATCATCCTTGGTAATACCTATCATCTGATGTTGCGGCCCGGTGCCGAGCGTGTCGCCCGGCTGGGAGGCCTGCACGAATTCGGCCGTTGGCCGTGGCCGATCCTGACCGATTCCGGCGGCTTCCAGGTGATGTCGCTGGCCAAGCTGCGCAAGCTTACTGAAAGCGGCGTCGTCTTCCGTTCGCATATAGACGGCGTGCCCTACGAGATGACGCCGGAGCGCTCGATCGAGATCCAAGGGCTGCTTGATTCGGACATCCAGATGCAGCTTGACGAATGCGTGCGCCTACCTGCCGATGAAGCCGATATCGAGCGTGCCATGGAAATGTCGCTGCGCTGGGCGGAGCGCTGTAAGATCGCCTTCGGCGAGCAGCCGGGCAAGGCCATGTTCGGGATCGTCCAGGGCGGCGATGTGGCGCGCCTTCGCGAGCGGTCCGCCTTGGCGCTGGCCGCGCTCGGCCTGAAGGGGTACTCGGTCGGCGGATTGGCGGTCGGCGAGCCGCAGGCAGTGATGCTCGACATGCTCGACGTGGTCGATCCCGTGCTGCCGAGGGACAAGCCGCGCTATCTTATGGGCGTCGGCACGCCAGACGATATCCTGAAGTCGGTCGGACGTGGCATCGACATGTTCGACTGTGTGATGCCGACGCGCGCCGGCCGGCACGGGCTTGCCTATACACGGCGCGGCAAGGTCAACCTGAAGAACGCCCGCCACGCCGACGATCCGCGCCCGCTCGATGAGGAGAGCGATTGCCCGGCCAGCCGCGACTACAGCCGTGCCTATCTGCACCATCTTGTCAAATCGGGCGAGGCGCTTGGCGCGATGCTGCTCTCATGGAACAATATCGCCTACTACCAGTCGCTTATGCAGGACATTCGCACCGCGATCGAGGCCGGCCGCTTCGCCGACCGCGCTACCGAAATCGGCGCCGCTTGGGAAAGAGGCGACCTGCCGTCGCTTTGA
- a CDS encoding MerR family transcriptional regulator: protein MEKSPDAFRTISEVAEELDLPQHVLRFWETRFNQIKPMKRGGGRRYYRPQDVDLIKGIRHMLYDQGYTIKGVQKLLRDNGNQFLVAVGSGDLAAIEAIAQRRQTSGPALVAATAAPQGDDEMLVGESRVKPSRRFFGLGRPDDDGPVQADSGKLSRDNRALLQEALFDLLECKRLLDQVR, encoded by the coding sequence ATGGAGAAGAGCCCCGACGCCTTCCGGACCATCAGTGAGGTGGCCGAGGAACTCGACCTGCCTCAGCATGTGCTCCGCTTCTGGGAAACACGCTTCAACCAGATCAAGCCGATGAAGCGCGGCGGCGGCCGTCGCTACTACCGGCCGCAGGATGTCGACCTGATCAAGGGCATCCGCCACATGCTCTATGATCAAGGCTATACGATCAAGGGCGTGCAGAAGCTGCTGCGCGACAACGGCAATCAGTTCCTCGTGGCGGTCGGCAGCGGCGACCTTGCGGCAATCGAGGCAATCGCGCAGCGCCGCCAGACTTCCGGTCCGGCGCTGGTGGCTGCTACCGCCGCCCCCCAGGGCGACGACGAGATGCTGGTCGGCGAATCAAGGGTGAAGCCCAGCCGGCGTTTCTTCGGCCTCGGCCGGCCGGACGATGACGGACCGGTGCAAGCCGACAGCGGCAAGCTTTCGCGCGATAACCGCGCACTCCTGCAGGAGGCGCTGTTCGACCTCCTCGAATGCAAGCGGCTCCTTGATCAGGTGCGGTAG